One Calditrichia bacterium DNA window includes the following coding sequences:
- a CDS encoding ABC transporter permease: MLINYIKITLRNLMKNRVQSGINILGLSVGIGVSLLMLLFAWNVLTYDQFHENSDDLYFLYRTRPAPEGGTLTVYDTWVPAVPEMMKDFPEIVNGYRSFSVGEWVQVGDKRFREEIDFADPGFFEMFSFPLTKGDLQSALSEKSSIIVSQEMAEKYFGSEDPIGKTLQVGEANNYTVTGVLGKIPVNSTFNYDMIVPWENAMDIDFVRDSGWRGSFLFSFVQLRPGTDPAALEAKFPAFVDKFFAKDAIEQVTFKLMPLKNVHNEFTGMDRYAFILIGIALAILALACINYTNLSIARSLQRAREIGMRKVLGANRGRLFSQFMIETFLIVGVTLLLGIGLAELLLPKFNEIVQMELALTFSEQPVLLIGLLIVGAVTAFFSGIYPAMFLSRFRPISVLKATHFSGGDTQKKPGGLNLRNVLVITQFVVSIGLIIATGVVLRQIDFMKSHDLQFDKENMIVLRTNPRVFNTHEEALATFGTLKKEITANSTVKSVALSRAVPGIGYGNSYTLARPEGWDTNRQLDWRFVNIDAAFLPTFGIDLANGRNFSEEMATDEDESIIINEAAAKAIGWDNPVGKMLYFGENTCTIIGVVKDYNYEALREPVQPVIHFYNGVESTRYYFMSVKFANDTPQENIALLEQQWEKVVPGIELTYFIISDRFQQLYQVEDNLAKIISYSSALAILVACLGLFGLSAFSTAQRTKEIGIRKVLGASVSQVLALIGKDFMKLVLLANLVAWPLGWYAMNQWLQNYPYRMSMGWSALDIFLFAAVAAVAVSMLTIGYQTIRAARANPVKSLRYE; the protein is encoded by the coding sequence ATGCTCATCAATTACATCAAAATTACCCTGCGAAATCTGATGAAAAACCGGGTGCAGTCCGGCATCAATATTCTGGGTTTATCCGTTGGCATCGGCGTTAGTTTGCTGATGCTCCTGTTCGCGTGGAATGTGCTCACTTACGACCAGTTTCACGAAAACAGCGACGACCTGTATTTCCTTTACCGAACGCGACCGGCGCCGGAAGGCGGCACGCTGACCGTTTACGATACCTGGGTGCCCGCCGTGCCGGAAATGATGAAGGATTTCCCGGAAATTGTGAACGGCTATCGCTCATTTTCAGTGGGCGAATGGGTGCAAGTCGGCGACAAACGCTTCCGCGAAGAAATTGATTTCGCCGATCCGGGATTTTTTGAGATGTTCAGTTTTCCGCTGACAAAAGGCGATCTGCAATCGGCACTCAGCGAGAAAAGTTCGATCATCGTATCGCAGGAAATGGCTGAAAAATATTTCGGTAGCGAGGATCCCATCGGCAAAACCCTGCAGGTTGGCGAAGCCAACAATTACACGGTCACCGGCGTGCTCGGCAAAATTCCGGTGAATTCCACTTTCAATTACGATATGATTGTCCCGTGGGAAAACGCGATGGACATCGATTTTGTACGCGACAGCGGTTGGCGCGGCTCGTTCCTTTTCAGCTTTGTGCAACTTCGGCCGGGCACTGATCCGGCAGCACTGGAAGCCAAATTCCCCGCGTTTGTCGATAAATTTTTTGCCAAAGATGCCATCGAGCAGGTCACTTTCAAATTGATGCCGCTGAAAAATGTGCACAACGAATTCACCGGAATGGATCGTTATGCATTTATTCTCATCGGGATTGCGCTGGCGATTCTGGCGCTGGCGTGTATTAATTACACCAATCTTTCCATTGCGCGGTCGCTGCAGCGTGCCCGGGAAATCGGGATGCGCAAGGTGCTCGGTGCCAATCGCGGCAGGCTGTTCAGCCAATTTATGATCGAAACATTTTTGATTGTCGGGGTGACGCTGCTGCTCGGCATCGGTTTGGCGGAATTGCTGCTGCCCAAATTCAACGAAATTGTGCAAATGGAGCTGGCGCTGACCTTTTCGGAGCAACCGGTTTTGCTGATCGGCTTACTGATTGTCGGCGCGGTAACTGCATTTTTTTCAGGGATTTATCCGGCGATGTTTCTATCGCGATTCCGGCCGATATCCGTACTGAAAGCCACTCACTTTTCCGGCGGCGATACACAAAAAAAACCGGGCGGATTGAACCTGCGCAACGTGCTGGTGATCACCCAATTTGTTGTTTCCATCGGGCTGATTATCGCGACGGGCGTGGTGCTGCGGCAAATTGATTTCATGAAGTCGCACGATCTGCAATTCGACAAAGAAAATATGATCGTGCTGCGCACCAATCCGCGCGTGTTTAATACGCATGAAGAAGCGCTGGCAACCTTCGGCACGCTCAAAAAGGAAATCACTGCCAACAGTACGGTGAAAAGCGTTGCGCTGTCGCGAGCCGTGCCGGGCATCGGCTACGGCAACAGCTACACGCTGGCGCGACCGGAAGGCTGGGACACGAACCGGCAGCTCGACTGGCGATTTGTGAACATCGATGCAGCATTTTTGCCGACATTCGGCATCGATCTGGCGAATGGGCGCAATTTTTCGGAAGAAATGGCGACGGACGAAGATGAATCGATCATCATTAACGAGGCGGCGGCAAAGGCGATCGGCTGGGATAATCCTGTCGGGAAAATGCTGTATTTCGGCGAAAATACCTGCACGATCATCGGCGTGGTGAAGGATTACAATTACGAAGCGCTGCGCGAGCCGGTGCAGCCGGTTATCCATTTTTACAACGGTGTGGAAAGTACGCGCTACTATTTCATGTCGGTCAAATTTGCCAACGATACACCACAGGAAAACATTGCATTGCTGGAGCAGCAGTGGGAGAAAGTCGTTCCCGGCATCGAGCTGACTTATTTTATCATTTCCGATCGTTTCCAGCAACTGTATCAGGTCGAAGACAATCTCGCGAAAATTATCAGCTACAGCTCGGCGCTGGCGATTCTGGTTGCCTGTCTGGGGTTGTTCGGGTTGTCCGCGTTTTCCACGGCACAACGCACCAAAGAAATCGGCATTCGCAAGGTGCTCGGCGCGTCTGTTTCGCAGGTGCTGGCGCTGATCGGCAAGGATTTTATGAAACTGGTGCTGCTGGCGAATTTGGTGGCGTGGCCACTCGGCTGGTACGCAATGAACCAATGGCTGCAAAATTATCCCTATCGCATGTCGATGGGCTGGTCTGCGCTGGATATTTTTCTGTTTGCCGCCGTCGCAGCGGTTGCCGTTTCGATGCTCACCATCGGCTACCAAACGATTCGGGCAGCGCGGGCAAATCCTGTAAAATCATTGCGTTATGAGTAA